ACTGGACATTACTATTGATACTGGAGCGTTCATTCTCCAGCTTATTGCTGTTGCTGCGTAATTTGGAGGCAATGCTCTGCAGTTTACCGACGTCAGGCCGAATTGGCATATGTACATCTCCTTACTTTACTTTAATGAATCTGCCTTACTAAATCTCTCCGAAATAGCTTTAAGCTCGTCCCCTACATCCTTTAGCACAGTAGATACACTCTCCAGTTGAGCATGTGCATCTTTGTAAGAGGAGTAGAAACGCTCTTGAGATTTCCCCTCCCATTCCCCCGTAATTCCATCGATCAATGACTTCAGT
The window above is part of the Paenibacillus sp. 1781tsa1 genome. Proteins encoded here:
- a CDS encoding WXG100 family type VII secretion target — its product is MADRIKIEPERIKEIATRFLASSQESIALSRELKSLIDGITGEWEGKSQERFYSSYKDAHAQLESVSTVLKDVGDELKAISERFSKADSLK